The Bacteroidota bacterium DNA segment TACTTTATATAAACCACCTGCACATTCTTCATCGAGCATAAAATCCCCGCTCGCTTTTCCGTTTTTAGCAATCAGGCGGATGGTTTTTTCTACGCTTCCTTTCGGATTAATGAACTCTACATTTAATATGTCGCTCTGAGAACTCGGCTTAAGATTTTGTCCGTTCCTTAAATATGCCGAGAACCAAATCGTTTCTCCCGGATTATAAAACGGTTTGTCGAACTGCAGGTACACGCGTTCTTCGGGATGAGTTGCGTTTGCCTCGCTGGTTCTTTTTTTCATAAAGCGAATGAAATCATTTTCCACCGTTGGAAGATAAGATGTCGGTGCCATCCACGCCATCAGCGAAATCATCAGCGATGAAATTCCGATAGCAGTAAAGATTTTTGCGGAAGTGTTTTTGTTTTTCATTGTTAAGAATTTAATTGTTTCGGTTTAATGTTTGTTAGGAAGATGCGGGCTGGAATAACATTCCATAAACAAGAGAGAAATTTTTTGGATATTTACAGAAGAATCACACGACTTGAGTTCTACATATAATATAAAGGACTGTTCTGACAGCGAACTAATTCAAAAGTTCAAGAAAACTTCGAACAATGAAATTATTGGCGAATTGTTTCAGCGCTACACGCATTTGGTTTTTGGCGTGTGCATGAAATATTTAAAAGATGAAGATGAAGCGAAGGATGGCGTGATGCAAATCTTTGAAAAGATTCTGACGGATTTGCACAGACATAACGTAGATAATTTCAAGGGCTGGCTTTACATGGTGGCGAAGAATCATTGCCTCATGTATTTCCGCAGTAAAAAAATTCATGTTGAATTACCGCGCCATTTGACAGGAGATTTTGGCGATGATAATCATTCGGATGAAAACACATTTCAACCAGAACATGACGGCATGCCTGTGGAATTGGTATCGAATTTGCATCTTAATGGAGAAGACAAAGAAAAACAATTGACTTTGATGGAAGAAGCAATTAAAGAATTAAAAGAAGGACAAAAGATATGCATAGAACTCTTTTATTTGCAGGAGAAATCATACGAAGAGGTTGCGAAGATGACCGGATACACTATGAAAGAAGTGAAGAGTTATATTCAGAATGGAAAACGGAATTTGAAAATTATAATGACAACTAAACGACCAGAAGTCAGAAGTTAGAATTCAGAATGAAGAAGTATAAAGACATATTTGCTAATACAGATTGCGTATCGGAAGATATGCTGACGAAGTATATTTCCGGTAAACTTTCTCCTGCTGAAAAGCATGAAGTGGAAAAACATTTGATTGATTGCGAAATGTGTTCGGATGCGGTGGAAGGGTTGAGTAATGTCAAAAATATTTCGGGAATTACTTCTGAACTCAATCACAAAATCCAACAGAGAGTTGAAAAGAAAAAAGAAGTCAAAATAATTTTCCTCCGACAATACCGCACGCAACTCGCAGTTGCGGCCTCGATTATTCTCATCATTGGAATTGTTTGGTTCTTCAAAGTGAATATGTCTATGAAGGAACTGGATTCAACTTCAGCAGAGAAAATGTTCGCGGAAAAATTTGAACCACCTCCTGCAGAAAAAGATAAGGATGGAAAAGAAAAACCCGATGAGAACAATCCGGTGACTGCAGCAGAAGAACAAGCACCCGCAAAAATTACATTGGAAGAAAAGAAAGTTGAATCGCCTGCATTTTCATCAGCGCAAGGAGCAAAATCCGGAAAGGATGCGGCAGAAGAAAAACATTTTGGCTTGGCAGAAAAAGTTCCGGCACAAAAATTTACCCAGGCCGATATTCCTGCTGAGGAAAAAGAAAAAAATTATCGCTCTAAAAATGCTGAGACACCGAAAGGAAATGTTTCTGATGTTTCTGCAAAATCGGAAGTTACTGTCCGTGATGAAGACGCAATGCAGGAAATTGCCGTGACAAAAGAAGTTTCAAAAAATCAAAATGAATTACAAAAAGAAAAACAAAAAGCTGATGAAACTAAAAAACCGGATGCTGTTCCTTCGATGACTTCGGCAGCAGGAGCAAGCGCGACTGGAAATAATCTGCCGGCTTCAGATAAATCGGGTACACTTGCGCAGGACAATAAAAAATCTTCCGATGACAGAAATCGTGCAGATGAAAACAAAGTTAAGCGGGAACAAAGCGGTGAAGGCGATGTGCTTGCTTATGGCGCAGGAAAAAAGAGCGAGAAAAAATCCGAAGGGAAAAAATTGAAAAAAGAAAAAGAAGCAGCGCCTCAAAAAGTTTCAGGCGGATATTACGAAACTCAAACTGTATCTGCTCCTGCTCCTGTTACGCAATCCCAAACAAAAACTCAAACTGTGCAGACGGAAGCAAATGTCAAAATGGATTCGGTTTCTGTTATGGATGTTTCAACTGTTGCAACAAATAATATTTCTTCGACAGACAGCGCAATGGTTAAATACGATAAACAGAATTATTCAGGAGCAGTTACAGATTTTGAAAGCGCATTGAAACAAAATCCGAATGATGAAAAGGCGCTTTACTATTCTGCGGTTTCGTATTTGAGTTTAGGGCAAGCCGACAAAGCAATTACAAACCTGAATAAAATTGTGCAAAATAAAAATTCAAAATACTACGATGATGCGCAGTGGTATTTATCGCTCGCTTACATAAAAAATAACGATATGAAAAATGCCCGCATGAACTTGATACCGCTTCAGAATAATTCCAAAAGCAAATACCAGAAGCAAGCGGATGAAACTTTAAAGGAAATGAAAAAGTAAATCAGGGTTGTGGTTTTTGTTCTTCCCACACAACTTCGAGAACAGTTTGCCCTACCGTCTTCAAAGTATTTTTGTCAATTACATTCATATTATCGCTGTGAGCATGATGATGCGCGCCAAATTCTCCGGTGCGGGAATTCATATTAATAATATCAACGCAGGGAATATTTGCATTTATAATAACATAATAATGGTCATCGGTAATTGATTTTGCATCTTCAAAGACAAAATAATTTGAGTAGCCGAGATGCGCGGCTTTGTTCCATATTTTTTTTACCACATACGAAGCATACTCGCGCGAAACTCCCTCGCGCGGAAAAGTTGCATTCTTTGCGCCAACCATGTCGAGCAAAATTCCATACTGCGCAACGTAACCAGGCTTGTGCGGATTTTTTGTCCAGTATTGCGTGCCGAGGCACCAGGTGTTTTCTCCTTCGTCAAAATTTTTTCCATAGTCCTCTATGTCATCAAATAAAATATCAATTCCGATTTCGGGTTTTGCAATCGAAAGTTGGCGCGCGATTTCCAAAATCACTGCCACACCGCTCGGACCATCGTCTGCGCTATCGAAAGGTTTATCGGGATTAATTGTATCGGAATCTGCAAACGGGCGTGTGTCCCAGTGAGACATCAGCAGAATCCGGTTTTGAATTTCAGGTTTGTAGGATGCGATAATATTTTTCAGATTGAATTTTTTCTTATCGTATGTTGAAACGTTTCCATTCTGAATCTGAACTTCCCAGCCAAAAGATTTTAATTTGGAAGAAAGATATTCCGCGCATTTCACATGCGAATTTGTTCCGGGAATTCTCGGACCGAAATCAACTTGTGCTTTTACAAATGAGTAAGCAGAGTCCTCATTGAATTTCGGAGCAGGAGGAAGAGCAGTTGATGGTTGATGGGTAATGGTTGATGGTTGATGGTCGGTATTATTTGTACAAGAAGAAAAAAAGAAAGAAACAAGAAGCAAAAAGTAATAAGTAAAGCAGATGATTTTTTTCACAGAATTATTTTTCGATTTCCCAGTTTGCACCTTCCTTGGTGTCTTTAACAGATATATGGGCTGAAGAAAGTTGTTCTCTTATTTTATCTGATGTCTGAAAATCTTTTTTCGTCTTGGCTTCTTTTCGGATTTCAAGAATAAGATTCATAAGATTATTTACAACTTCATTATTATCTGAAGAAGATTTTTCTTCTTTTAATCCCAACACATCAAAAATAAATTCACGGAAAGTTTTTTTCAAAAGTTCCAAATCGGATTTTGTCAGAGTTTCTTTCCCATCTTTTGCAGAATTAATTATCCGAACACCTTCGAACAGATTTGCAATTACAATTGGAGTATTGAAATCATCATTCATTGCATCAAAACATTTTTGCCTCAATGATTTTATATCAACCGAAGATTTATCTGAAGGAGAAATTTTTTCAATCGTATGAA contains these protein-coding regions:
- a CDS encoding M28 family peptidase — translated: MKKIICFTYYFLLLVSFFFSSCTNNTDHQPSTITHQPSTALPPAPKFNEDSAYSFVKAQVDFGPRIPGTNSHVKCAEYLSSKLKSFGWEVQIQNGNVSTYDKKKFNLKNIIASYKPEIQNRILLMSHWDTRPFADSDTINPDKPFDSADDGPSGVAVILEIARQLSIAKPEIGIDILFDDIEDYGKNFDEGENTWCLGTQYWTKNPHKPGYVAQYGILLDMVGAKNATFPREGVSREYASYVVKKIWNKAAHLGYSNYFVFEDAKSITDDHYYVIINANIPCVDIINMNSRTGEFGAHHHAHSDNMNVIDKNTLKTVGQTVLEVVWEEQKPQP
- a CDS encoding tetratricopeptide repeat protein; its protein translation is MKKYKDIFANTDCVSEDMLTKYISGKLSPAEKHEVEKHLIDCEMCSDAVEGLSNVKNISGITSELNHKIQQRVEKKKEVKIIFLRQYRTQLAVAASIILIIGIVWFFKVNMSMKELDSTSAEKMFAEKFEPPPAEKDKDGKEKPDENNPVTAAEEQAPAKITLEEKKVESPAFSSAQGAKSGKDAAEEKHFGLAEKVPAQKFTQADIPAEEKEKNYRSKNAETPKGNVSDVSAKSEVTVRDEDAMQEIAVTKEVSKNQNELQKEKQKADETKKPDAVPSMTSAAGASATGNNLPASDKSGTLAQDNKKSSDDRNRADENKVKREQSGEGDVLAYGAGKKSEKKSEGKKLKKEKEAAPQKVSGGYYETQTVSAPAPVTQSQTKTQTVQTEANVKMDSVSVMDVSTVATNNISSTDSAMVKYDKQNYSGAVTDFESALKQNPNDEKALYYSAVSYLSLGQADKAITNLNKIVQNKNSKYYDDAQWYLSLAYIKNNDMKNARMNLIPLQNNSKSKYQKQADETLKEMKK
- a CDS encoding sigma-70 family RNA polymerase sigma factor gives rise to the protein MSSTYNIKDCSDSELIQKFKKTSNNEIIGELFQRYTHLVFGVCMKYLKDEDEAKDGVMQIFEKILTDLHRHNVDNFKGWLYMVAKNHCLMYFRSKKIHVELPRHLTGDFGDDNHSDENTFQPEHDGMPVELVSNLHLNGEDKEKQLTLMEEAIKELKEGQKICIELFYLQEKSYEEVAKMTGYTMKEVKSYIQNGKRNLKIIMTTKRPEVRS